CGATCGTCCGAACGCCTTGGCCACGCAGACCTACGCGATTGCGAAAAGCAGCAGTCAGCGGCATCTGATGCAGCGCTTCCTGGATGCGCTGCATTCAAAGGCGAGCCGGGAGCGGTATCTTGCGGCCGGCTTTGAACTGGTAGAAGGCCCCGGTGCGCCATGACTGGCCGGGCCTTCGAACCTCCGGGCAATCATCGCCGCGTGCGTTCGGACGCCCCCTTTTATGCCGGCCTGCTGCTGCTGAGCGGTTTCTACGTGTTTCTGATTGTCGCGATGCTCGTTGCCGACCTGACCTTCGCGGGGCGCGGCGAGTTCCTGCGCGCGCTCACCGCTCCCGAAACGCGCTACGCCATCAAGCTCAGCCTCATCTCCTGCACATTGGCGACCGTCTTCTCGCTCTGGGTCGCCGCGCCCGCGGGTTACCTGTTCTCCCGTTACCGGTTTCCCGGCAAGGCGCTGTTCGATTCCATTCTGGACGTTCCGATCGTCCTGCCCCCGCTTGTAGTCGGCCTGAGTTTGCTCATCCTGTTCCGCACCGCGCCGGGCATCGCTTTCGAGACCTTCTACGAGCGGGTGACGGGCGCGCGAATCACCTACGCCGTGGCGGGCGTCGTGCTGGCGCAGTTCACGGTCGCGTGCGCGTTTGCCGTGCGCACCATGCGCGCCACGTTCGACGGCTTGAGTCCGCGCCGC
Above is a window of Candidatus Hydrogenedentota bacterium DNA encoding:
- a CDS encoding ABC transporter permease translates to MTGRAFEPPGNHRRVRSDAPFYAGLLLLSGFYVFLIVAMLVADLTFAGRGEFLRALTAPETRYAIKLSLISCTLATVFSLWVAAPAGYLFSRYRFPGKALFDSILDVPIVLPPLVVGLSLLILFRTAPGIAFETFYERVTGARITYAVAGVVLAQFTVACAFAVRTMRATFDGLSPRREQVALTLGCSRGQAFWLVALPEARKGLVVAATLAWARSLGEFGPILIFAGATRLKTEVLSTTVFLEMSVGNVEAAVAVSLLMIAVSLAVLVIVRVLGFAEYLR